The genomic interval cctcagtgcgtccctcagcacgtagtcctggaccttggaatgtgccagtctgcaacactcggtcgaggacagctccttgtgctggaagaccagcaagtttcgagcagaccaaagggcgtctttcaccgagttgatggtcttccagcagcagctgatgtccgtctcagtgtgcgtccccgggaacagcccgtagagcacagaatcctgtgttatggaactgctcgggacgaacctggacagataccactgcatctctctccagaccttctttgccaaggcacattccataaggagatgggtgacggtctcgtctccaccgcagcctcctctgggacagcgcgcggtggcgctgagagtccgggagtacatgaaggatctgacgggaagggcccttctcaccaccagccaagctaggtcttggtgcttgtttgaaagctctggcgatgaggcgttctgccaaatgacattgacagtctgctcggggaaccaaccgacaggatccaccatctccttttcccgcagggtctcgaggacgttacgtgcggaccacttgctgatcatcttgtggtcaaaggtgttttcctgcacaaacctttccacgcaggacaggtggggcgTGTAGATAAACCGTGTAGATAAAccggcctgggttaaacccggcaGAGGGATGTGGtgccgctccaaaaagctgttattttaacctcccacccgcccccaacccacccgttcttgggggttaaaatttcccccctgGTCACTGGCTGCTTGCTGAATCCCCGGGGCTTCCCACTGCTCTCGGTTGTGGTGAGTTGGGTCAGACCCGCTGCTCCTGCTCACAACTGCCTGTTCAAAGTCACACACTTTGCCGTATTCACACGGGTCTGGGATTCCCCTCCCCCCGGGGCCGGGTGGGGTCGCTGCTGTTTCCGGCCCGGTGGGACGCTGATTCCCAGAATGGTGGTTCGGTTCGCTGACCGGTACATCTGGTGCATGTTTCACCCGTCACCCTCGTCCTTGTACAGGATTCTGTCCGTACACAGGCCATCGTTTGCATTGTACGTAAAGAGCACCTTCACTGACACAGGAGTCGGCCTCTCGATCCTCTAAATCAGCGaacacacttaaaaaaaaacaagagagaaagaaaactttACGCCGGGACCTTAACCGCAGCCTGAAACTCGCAAGCATTTTCCAATCTGCACAGTTCCCTCACCAAACAACAAATAACacggatgcctttaaggggaagctggataagcacagcagcacagaccagatgggctgaatggcctgttcccgtgctgcaaattctatgtaaaattctatataatgcatgagggagaaaggaatagaaggatatgctgatagggtgagatgaagtagggagggaggagcctcgtgtggagcataaacactggcataggccagatgggccgaatggcctgtttctgtgctgtacgttgtacgtaattctatgtaactgaacCCTAATTGATCACTAACTGATGGATCTGTGATTTGTTAATGACAATTTGGCTTTGTGGCCTTTAAGGAGACACAGATCCACTTCATCAGCAGAATAACACGCTGTTCTTACATGGTATAACActgctgtccttataaaacagcgtATCATCCCATCCATCATTCTGTGCCAACTGTGTGTCCGTTACACTTAAGACATCCTACTTAAGAGACGGGTTCATCTGACCAGGAACCTGCGATTTGCAAGATGCAGCAATTGTACTGTAATTGGCCCTCCAGGTTATCGCCCATTGTTTGGGTGCTAAACAGAGTGCAATGGGTTCAGAAAAGCAACCGCCTCAAATCCACACTACAAACCATCACCTGAATTGCCGTCCCTTTAAAGTCTGCTGGGAGCCTTATCTG from Heptranchias perlo isolate sHepPer1 chromosome 35, sHepPer1.hap1, whole genome shotgun sequence carries:
- the LOC137302200 gene encoding uncharacterized protein, with protein sequence MISKWSARNVLETLREKEMVDPVGWFPEQTVNVIWQNASSPELSNKHQDLAWLVVRRALPVRSFMYSRTLSATARCPRGGCGGDETVTHLLMECALAKKVWREMQWYLSRFVPSSSITQDSVLYGLFPGTHTETDISCCWKTINSVKDALWSARNLLVFQHKELSSTECCRLAHSKVQDYVLRDALRMGAAAAKALWGKATVSSLPAIVYRGAAIREKPPRAECKIQIAVMYL